In Sodalis ligni, a single genomic region encodes these proteins:
- a CDS encoding FadR/GntR family transcriptional regulator: protein MTTKMLLEHNTLSSQVQNYILELIPRENLTAGMAVPSEMQIIQDLGVSRGVVRESYRSLSALGVLEIKSGKVPRIKHFDASVLQLIFGFASATEQVTASQILSVRRWLEIGCAEMAAVNGTEQDFALLQQEMRLIRENFHNTESFVEHDIHFHLVLSQASKNPLFMILLQALHAQLKQSVYAGLEAQKEHLQYEQRIVELHQKICDFVCARDAENAKKAMMEHFDTAVNSLIEQGSEMNGKSITSV, encoded by the coding sequence ATGACCACTAAAATGCTGCTGGAACATAATACGCTATCGAGCCAGGTGCAAAACTACATTCTGGAACTGATCCCTCGGGAAAATCTCACCGCCGGCATGGCGGTGCCCAGCGAGATGCAGATCATTCAGGATCTCGGCGTCAGCCGCGGTGTGGTGCGGGAATCATACCGATCCCTGTCGGCCCTGGGGGTACTGGAGATCAAAAGCGGCAAAGTGCCGCGCATCAAACACTTCGATGCCAGCGTATTGCAGCTTATCTTCGGCTTCGCTTCCGCCACGGAGCAGGTGACGGCGTCGCAAATCCTGTCGGTACGCCGCTGGCTGGAGATCGGCTGCGCCGAAATGGCGGCGGTTAACGGCACCGAGCAGGATTTCGCCTTACTGCAGCAGGAAATGCGGCTGATTCGCGAGAATTTCCACAATACCGAAAGCTTTGTGGAGCATGACATCCACTTCCACCTGGTGCTTTCCCAGGCCTCGAAAAACCCGCTGTTCATGATTTTGCTGCAGGCTCTGCACGCCCAGCTGAAACAGTCCGTCTATGCCGGCCTGGAGGCGCAAAAAGAGCATTTGCAATATGAACAGCGCATCGTTGAGCTGCATCAGAAGATTTGCGACTTCGTCTGCGCCCGGGACGCCGAGAACGCCAAAAAAGCCATGATGGAGCACTTCGATACCGCAGTGAACTCACTGATTGAGCAGGGCAGCGAAATGAATGGCAAAAGCATTACATCGGTGTGA
- a CDS encoding RraA family protein, producing the protein MWKNDKELFQLMRSRLFTAVVGDILDTLGYLHQFVSPAIKPLHPDMVVAGRAMPVLEADVYEQRSTSGRTAIGEKPFGIMFEALDSLQEDEVYITTGSSLRYALWGGLMSTRAMHLHAAGAVLDGFVRDSAEILELGLPTFSHGTYAQDQGPRGKVIDFRVPIEFHGVAVKPGDIVYGDRDGLLIIPREIEGEAISRALEKVNTESDVRRAIKDGMSTVEAFEKFGVM; encoded by the coding sequence ATGTGGAAAAACGATAAAGAGCTGTTTCAACTGATGCGCAGCAGGCTTTTTACCGCCGTGGTGGGGGACATCCTCGACACCCTGGGCTATTTGCATCAGTTCGTTTCTCCGGCCATCAAACCCCTGCACCCGGATATGGTGGTGGCCGGGCGGGCCATGCCGGTATTGGAAGCCGATGTGTATGAACAGCGCTCCACCTCCGGCCGCACCGCCATCGGTGAAAAGCCGTTCGGCATCATGTTCGAGGCGCTGGACTCTTTGCAGGAAGATGAAGTGTATATCACCACCGGAAGTTCACTGCGCTATGCGCTGTGGGGCGGCCTGATGTCCACGCGCGCCATGCATTTGCATGCCGCCGGGGCGGTGCTGGACGGTTTTGTCCGCGATTCGGCGGAGATTCTCGAACTCGGTCTGCCGACCTTTTCCCACGGCACCTATGCGCAGGATCAGGGGCCGCGCGGCAAGGTCATCGACTTTCGGGTGCCTATTGAATTTCACGGCGTTGCCGTGAAACCGGGGGATATCGTGTATGGCGACCGCGACGGCCTGTTGATTATTCCGCGGGAAATCGAGGGGGAAGCCATTTCCCGGGCGCTGGAAAAGGTCAATACCGAAAGCGATGTCCGCCGCGCCATTAAGGACGGTATGAGCACCGTGGAAGCATTTGAAAAATTCGGCGTGATGTAG
- a CDS encoding MFS transporter, protein MFKKHYSKILFLLFIAGIVNYLDRAAFSVAMPYIKDHLHLSPTEVGVMLSSFFFGYALFNFVGGHLSDIYGPRKVFAIAMVSWSLFCGLTGLAFGYGMLFVVRLLFGMSEGPISTTINKCISNWVPLSQRSRAVGIANAGNPLGGAIAGPIVGIIAVMWNWRISFIILMVLGFVWTFFWLRSFTDRPHSNPHTSAQEVSEYDEEQQTLLAGQGDRHKLPLRFYLAQPIVLFTGLAFFSINYILYFFLTWFPSYLSMERGLNIKEISIASAIPWLIGSVGIAIGGATSDWIFRKTHNLLFSRKIMLVGGLILSAICLSFAGSVTSVNSAVSLMALGIFFMYFSAAAPWSIISEHISPDKVGGVGGFVHLMANTSGMIAPILTGVIVQYTGSFIAAFILAGAVGVVGALGVALFVKPIPGGIVNGSLIHDNR, encoded by the coding sequence ATGTTCAAAAAACACTATTCGAAGATCCTATTTTTGTTATTTATCGCCGGCATCGTGAATTATCTGGACCGGGCGGCATTCTCGGTTGCCATGCCCTATATCAAGGATCACCTTCATCTTTCTCCCACCGAAGTGGGGGTGATGCTCAGCAGCTTTTTCTTCGGTTATGCCCTGTTTAATTTTGTCGGCGGCCATCTGTCGGATATATACGGTCCGAGAAAAGTGTTTGCCATCGCCATGGTGTCATGGTCGCTGTTTTGCGGCCTGACCGGCCTGGCGTTCGGATATGGTATGCTGTTTGTCGTTCGCCTGCTGTTCGGCATGAGCGAGGGGCCCATCAGCACCACCATTAACAAATGCATCAGCAATTGGGTGCCGCTGAGCCAGCGATCGCGGGCCGTGGGGATCGCCAATGCCGGCAACCCGTTGGGCGGGGCTATCGCCGGGCCTATCGTTGGGATTATCGCCGTGATGTGGAACTGGCGTATTTCATTTATCATCCTGATGGTGCTGGGTTTTGTCTGGACGTTCTTCTGGCTGCGATCCTTTACCGACCGGCCCCATTCCAATCCCCATACTTCCGCTCAGGAAGTGTCGGAATACGATGAAGAACAGCAAACCCTCCTTGCCGGGCAAGGGGACAGGCATAAGCTGCCTCTGCGTTTCTACCTCGCCCAGCCCATTGTGCTGTTTACCGGGCTGGCGTTTTTTTCCATCAATTACATCCTGTATTTCTTTTTGACCTGGTTCCCCAGCTATCTGTCGATGGAAAGGGGCCTGAATATCAAGGAAATCAGCATCGCCTCCGCCATCCCGTGGCTTATCGGCAGCGTCGGTATCGCCATTGGCGGCGCCACCTCCGACTGGATATTCCGTAAAACCCATAACCTGTTGTTTTCGAGAAAAATCATGCTGGTGGGGGGACTGATCCTGTCGGCGATCTGCTTAAGTTTCGCCGGCAGCGTGACGTCGGTGAACAGCGCGGTCAGCCTGATGGCCCTGGGGATCTTTTTCATGTACTTCTCCGCCGCGGCGCCCTGGTCCATCATTTCCGAGCATATTTCACCGGACAAGGTCGGCGGCGTGGGCGGGTTTGTCCACCTGATGGCCAACACCTCGGGCATGATCGCGCCGATCCTGACCGGCGTGATCGTGCAATACACCGGCAGCTTTATCGCGGCATTTATCCTGGCGGGGGCGGTGGGCGTGGTGGGGGCGTTAGGAGTGGCGCTGTTCGTCAAGCCGATACCCGGCGGGATCGTTAACGGGAGCCTTATCCATGACAATCGCTAA
- a CDS encoding SDR family NAD(P)-dependent oxidoreductase: MTIANAFSLAGKTALITGGASGLGYAMAECMTAAGAKVIVAGRNGEAARQAAQNLGPEAAWASFDIGETGKTQGWVDNLLTTYGQIDILVNNAGNHCKKPIEEMTVAEFESVLDVHVVGAFALTKALVPHMKQHGSGSVLFIASMTSFLGQPYVSGYAAAKSAYLGLIHSLATELSGAGIRVNGIAPGWIDTPMLRKAIAGDDERKNKILGRTPMKKFGKPQDIGWAATYLSSDAAAFVSGHVLVVDGGALIGF; the protein is encoded by the coding sequence ATGACAATCGCTAATGCCTTCTCACTGGCCGGCAAAACCGCCCTTATCACCGGCGGGGCCAGCGGCCTCGGTTATGCCATGGCGGAATGCATGACCGCCGCCGGCGCAAAGGTGATCGTCGCCGGACGCAACGGCGAGGCCGCGCGCCAGGCGGCACAAAACCTCGGTCCCGAGGCCGCCTGGGCGTCGTTTGATATCGGTGAAACCGGCAAGACCCAGGGATGGGTAGACAATCTGCTCACCACCTACGGGCAGATCGATATTCTGGTGAACAATGCCGGCAACCACTGCAAAAAGCCCATTGAAGAGATGACGGTGGCGGAATTCGAATCGGTGCTGGATGTGCATGTGGTCGGGGCCTTTGCCCTCACCAAGGCCCTGGTGCCGCATATGAAGCAGCACGGCAGCGGCAGCGTGCTGTTCATCGCTTCCATGACATCGTTCCTGGGGCAGCCCTATGTCAGCGGCTACGCGGCGGCGAAATCCGCCTATCTCGGGCTGATACACAGCCTGGCCACCGAGCTGTCCGGCGCCGGGATCCGGGTAAACGGCATCGCCCCCGGCTGGATCGATACGCCGATGCTGCGCAAGGCTATCGCCGGGGATGATGAGCGGAAAAATAAAATTCTCGGCCGCACGCCGATGAAAAAATTCGGCAAACCGCAGGATATCGGCTGGGCCGCCACTTACCTGTCCTCCGACGCCGCGGCGTTTGTCAGCGGTCACGTCCTGGTGGTGGACGGCGGGGCGCTGATCGGCTTTTGA
- a CDS encoding UxaA family hydrolase, whose amino-acid sequence MSKRALLLNPKDNCVVALEDIAKGDEVNYEGGEFTALHDVTLGHKLAIVDMESGAQVYKYGAIIGSATQTIGRGSHIHSHNLKSNYIEGYHHDDAGYSASGEQA is encoded by the coding sequence ATGAGCAAAAGAGCACTGTTGTTAAACCCGAAAGATAATTGCGTGGTGGCGCTGGAGGACATCGCCAAGGGGGATGAGGTGAATTATGAGGGCGGTGAATTTACCGCCCTTCATGATGTGACCCTGGGACATAAGTTGGCCATTGTGGATATGGAGAGCGGCGCGCAGGTTTACAAATACGGCGCGATTATCGGGTCGGCGACCCAGACTATCGGCCGGGGCAGCCATATTCACTCTCATAACCTGAAGAGTAATTATATCGAAGGCTATCACCATGACGACGCCGGCTATTCGGCCTCGGGGGAGCAGGCATAA
- a CDS encoding UxaA family hydrolase → MQGYIRPDGSVGIRNSVQVIFMVECASHVAKNIAESFQRPDVQFFGFSGCYPSDYGYRLVKNLATHSNVGAVLIVSLGCENFDRDGLAREVKASGRPCHLLVIQENGGTLETIKRGKALVADMLEEIARVPRREIDFSDLIIGTICGGSDGTSGITGNPAVGRAFDYLLTQGARCMFEESGELIGCEDHMMARAASETARDQIDLAMRKAKRYYSIMGLGSFSNGNAVGGLTTQEEKSLGAYTKSGDSPINGVILPTEVPPRPGLYLMDVVPDGEPRFGYPNINDTSEIIELIATGCHVILFTTGRGSVVGSVISPVIKICNNPQTYRNLSDDMDVNAGRIISEGASLDDVAQDILHCIRAVAGQELSCSERLGHSEFVLTYKAFDYEKSGCRIA, encoded by the coding sequence ATGCAAGGCTATATCAGACCGGACGGAAGTGTCGGCATCCGCAACTCGGTACAAGTCATTTTTATGGTGGAGTGCGCCAGCCATGTGGCGAAGAATATCGCCGAATCTTTTCAGCGGCCGGACGTGCAATTTTTCGGTTTCTCCGGCTGCTACCCCAGCGACTACGGCTACCGGCTGGTGAAGAATCTGGCGACCCACAGCAACGTCGGCGCGGTCCTGATAGTTTCCCTGGGGTGCGAAAACTTCGATCGCGATGGGCTGGCCCGGGAGGTAAAAGCCAGCGGGCGTCCCTGCCATCTGCTGGTGATCCAGGAGAACGGCGGCACGCTTGAGACCATCAAACGCGGGAAAGCCCTGGTGGCGGATATGCTGGAAGAGATTGCCCGGGTTCCCCGGCGTGAAATCGACTTCAGTGATTTGATTATCGGTACTATTTGCGGCGGTTCCGACGGCACCAGCGGCATCACCGGCAATCCTGCGGTGGGCCGGGCCTTCGATTACCTGCTGACCCAGGGCGCCAGATGCATGTTTGAAGAGAGCGGGGAGCTCATCGGCTGCGAGGATCATATGATGGCGCGGGCGGCCAGCGAAACGGCCCGCGATCAAATCGACCTGGCGATGCGCAAGGCTAAACGCTACTACTCCATCATGGGGCTGGGCAGCTTTTCCAACGGCAATGCCGTGGGCGGCTTGACCACGCAGGAGGAGAAATCCCTCGGCGCTTACACCAAATCAGGCGACAGTCCCATCAACGGCGTGATCTTGCCGACGGAAGTGCCTCCGCGGCCGGGTTTGTATCTTATGGATGTGGTGCCCGACGGCGAGCCACGTTTTGGTTACCCCAATATTAACGATACCTCGGAAATCATCGAGCTCATCGCCACCGGTTGCCATGTGATACTGTTCACTACCGGCCGGGGATCGGTGGTGGGTTCGGTCATCTCGCCGGTTATCAAGATTTGCAATAACCCGCAGACTTACCGCAACCTCAGCGACGATATGGATGTCAACGCCGGGCGCATTATCAGTGAAGGGGCTTCTTTGGATGATGTGGCGCAAGACATTCTGCACTGCATCCGCGCTGTTGCCGGCCAGGAGCTCAGTTGTTCCGAACGGCTGGGACACAGCGAATTTGTCCTGACCTATAAAGCCTTTGATTATGAGAAGAGCGGCTGCCGTATTGCCTGA
- the focA gene encoding formate transporter FocA has protein sequence MNIENSFDLRLPAEMAKVAEQAGVYKTMKKPEITFFLAMTVGMFISIAFAFYITVTAGPAPASGLVKLVGGLCFSLGLILVVVCGADLFTSTVLTVVAKASGRITWKQLALNWINVYFGNLVGALFFVALIWFAGQSMSSNGGWGLNVLQTADHKMHHTFVEAVFLGILANSMVCLAVWLSYSGHTLSDKMFAMLLPIGMFVASGFEHSIANMFLIPLAIIIRDYSSPAFLEGIYAPPGQFPALAGGQFFTGKLISGTIGNIFGGGLLVGLTYWVIYLRPGDERH, from the coding sequence ATGAACATCGAAAATTCCTTTGATCTGCGCCTGCCGGCGGAAATGGCAAAAGTGGCCGAGCAGGCCGGCGTTTATAAGACCATGAAAAAACCGGAAATCACCTTTTTCCTGGCAATGACCGTCGGTATGTTTATCTCCATTGCTTTTGCATTTTATATTACCGTGACCGCCGGACCGGCCCCGGCCAGCGGTCTGGTAAAACTGGTGGGCGGCCTTTGTTTTTCCCTCGGCCTGATTCTGGTGGTGGTATGCGGCGCCGATCTTTTTACCTCCACGGTATTAACGGTAGTGGCCAAGGCCAGCGGCCGCATCACCTGGAAACAGCTGGCATTGAATTGGATTAATGTCTATTTCGGCAATCTGGTGGGGGCGCTGTTTTTTGTCGCCTTGATCTGGTTTGCCGGGCAGAGCATGTCATCCAACGGCGGTTGGGGATTAAACGTATTGCAGACCGCCGATCATAAGATGCACCATACCTTTGTGGAGGCGGTATTCCTTGGTATTCTGGCCAATTCAATGGTTTGCCTGGCGGTATGGTTGAGTTATTCCGGACACACCCTGAGCGATAAAATGTTCGCCATGCTGCTGCCCATTGGAATGTTTGTCGCCAGCGGATTCGAGCACAGTATCGCCAATATGTTTCTCATTCCATTGGCTATTATTATCCGCGATTATTCGTCGCCGGCCTTTTTGGAAGGAATTTACGCCCCGCCGGGTCAATTTCCTGCCCTGGCGGGGGGGCAATTTTTTACCGGCAAACTTATTTCGGGAACCATCGGGAATATTTTCGGCGGGGGCCTGTTAGTGGGGTTGACCTACTGGGTTATTTATTTGCGCCCCGGCGATGAACGGCATTAA
- a CDS encoding sigma 54-interacting transcriptional regulator: MLKTSNDSEINDQWQEAIIRISQTLFFQRDDASILSALMPLPIPCRFIDLVLFLPRRHFSCDRDGPRAGPEPDLEQDLPENHSRCVLPVASPRRRFGDVYFTRTDGYHYSQDERAFLRRLAQLLAVALENLAVQDTLRLENEVLRHERDHHRILVDVTNSVLSCLDMDALASEVSKEIHRFFGIDYISLALCENAGENVRLNRYVTHYQAGKPMRREQTRVPLAGNALAQRALAQTEPLVINLQDEPQWAEDDPHLAAMLREGVHTLCLLPMLFGHKPLGILKLAQYQQGIFSESNLRLLSQITARIAIAVDNARAYDEITRLKDNLEHENIWLNEQMYNSGSFGEIIWKSAAMGALLEQVQMVADSDSTVLILGETGTGKELIARAIHELSARNGKPMVKMNCAAVPSGLLESDLFGHEKGAFTGATTTRHGRFELAEGGTLFLDEVGDLPLELQPKLLRVLQEREIERLGGSKVIPVNVRLIAATNRDLKDMVAERQYRSDLYYRLNVFPILIPPLRERPEDIPLLAKFFTQKIARRMNRTIDSIPGETLRRLSQLSWPGNVRELENVIERAVILTRGTQLNLRLDELQPAVSPPVARPPAPEPAMHRPAPVPLENDETERQRIIQALREANGIVAGPRGAAMKLGVKRTTLLSRMQRLGISPQAW, from the coding sequence ATGCTGAAAACGTCGAATGATAGTGAAATAAACGACCAATGGCAGGAAGCGATAATCCGGATCTCGCAAACCCTCTTTTTTCAGCGGGACGACGCATCGATATTATCCGCTCTGATGCCTTTGCCGATACCCTGCCGGTTCATCGATCTGGTGCTGTTCCTGCCGCGCCGCCATTTCAGCTGCGACCGGGACGGGCCCCGAGCCGGCCCCGAGCCGGATCTCGAGCAAGATCTGCCGGAAAATCACAGCCGCTGCGTGCTGCCGGTAGCATCTCCCCGCCGCCGGTTCGGCGACGTTTATTTTACCCGGACCGACGGATATCATTACAGCCAGGATGAGCGTGCGTTTTTACGCCGTCTGGCGCAGCTGCTGGCGGTGGCGCTGGAAAATCTCGCTGTGCAGGATACCCTGCGTCTGGAAAACGAGGTATTGCGCCATGAGCGGGATCACCACCGGATTTTGGTGGATGTAACCAATTCCGTGCTCTCCTGCCTGGATATGGACGCGCTGGCGTCAGAAGTGTCGAAGGAGATCCATCGGTTTTTCGGCATTGACTATATCAGTCTGGCGCTATGCGAGAACGCCGGGGAAAACGTTCGTCTTAATCGGTATGTCACTCACTATCAAGCCGGCAAGCCCATGCGGCGCGAGCAAACACGTGTCCCCCTGGCCGGTAATGCCCTGGCGCAAAGGGCACTGGCGCAAACTGAACCCCTGGTTATCAATTTGCAGGATGAGCCGCAGTGGGCGGAGGATGATCCGCACCTGGCCGCAATGCTGCGGGAAGGGGTACACACATTGTGCCTATTGCCGATGCTGTTCGGCCATAAGCCGCTGGGGATTCTGAAACTGGCGCAATACCAGCAGGGTATCTTCAGCGAGTCCAACCTGCGGTTGCTGAGCCAGATTACCGCCCGCATCGCCATCGCGGTGGATAACGCCCGCGCCTACGACGAAATAACCCGGCTGAAAGACAATCTGGAACACGAAAATATCTGGCTTAACGAACAGATGTATAACAGCGGCAGCTTCGGCGAGATTATCTGGAAAAGCGCGGCGATGGGGGCGCTGCTTGAGCAGGTGCAAATGGTGGCGGACAGCGACAGTACGGTACTGATCCTCGGTGAGACCGGCACCGGCAAGGAGCTCATTGCCCGCGCGATCCACGAGCTCAGCGCGCGCAACGGCAAACCCATGGTGAAGATGAATTGCGCCGCGGTCCCGTCCGGCCTGCTGGAAAGCGATCTGTTCGGCCATGAAAAGGGAGCGTTTACCGGCGCCACCACCACCCGTCACGGCCGCTTTGAACTGGCGGAGGGGGGAACGCTGTTTCTCGACGAGGTGGGGGATTTGCCGCTGGAGCTGCAGCCCAAGCTGTTGCGGGTGCTGCAGGAGCGGGAAATCGAACGGCTGGGGGGCAGCAAAGTGATACCGGTGAATGTCCGGCTTATCGCCGCCACCAACCGCGATCTCAAGGACATGGTGGCTGAGCGACAGTACCGCAGCGATCTCTACTACCGGCTGAATGTCTTCCCGATTCTCATTCCCCCCCTGCGGGAGCGGCCGGAAGATATTCCGCTGCTGGCAAAGTTCTTCACCCAGAAGATTGCCCGCCGCATGAACCGCACTATCGACAGCATCCCCGGCGAAACCCTGCGCCGGCTCAGCCAGCTCTCCTGGCCCGGTAACGTCCGCGAGCTTGAGAACGTCATCGAGCGGGCGGTGATACTGACCCGGGGTACCCAGCTTAATCTGCGGCTGGATGAACTGCAGCCCGCCGTATCGCCGCCCGTCGCCCGCCCCCCCGCACCGGAGCCCGCCATGCACCGCCCGGCGCCCGTCCCGCTGGAAAACGACGAGACTGAGCGCCAGCGCATCATACAGGCGCTGCGGGAAGCGAACGGCATCGTAGCGGGTCCGCGCGGCGCCGCCATGAAGCTGGGGGTTAAACGTACGACGCTGTTGTCCAGGATGCAACGGCTGGGCATCTCCCCGCAGGCATGGTAG
- the fdhF gene encoding formate dehydrogenase subunit alpha: MHKALTVCPYCGSGCKINLLVENGNVVGAEAANGVTNQGQLCLKGYYGWDFLNDTRLLTPRLRSPMIRREKGGNLEEVSWDEAIEFASSRLRHIKEKYGPKAIMQTGSSRGTGNETNYVMQKFARAVIGNNNVDCCARVCHGPSVSGLQVTLGNGAMSNSICEIEDTKCLLVFGYNAADSHPIVARRILKAKQKGAKIIVCDPRRIETARLADLWLPLKNGSNMALVNAFANVLINENLYDADYVARNTEGFDEYKSIVAKYTPEYVEEITGLPAQQIREAIRMYAAAPTATILWGMGVTQWGQAVDVVKGLSGLALMTGNLGKPNVGVGPVRGQNNVQGACDMGALPNMFPGYQPVTDPAAREKFARAWGVESLPAEPGFTLTDVPHKILSGEIKANYVMGEDPLQTEPDLSVMRQAFSELELLIVQDIFMTKTASVADVILPSTSWGEHEGVYTAADRGFQHFEKAVEPKFNVKTDWQIISLMATALGYPMFYNNTKEIWDELRGLCPLYVGATYEKLAGFGYVPWPCTEESSPGTPWLYEGNKFDRPGGKGLLFAAEWRPPLDQVDDAFPLVLCTVREVGHYSCRSMTGNCTALATLADEPGYVQINPKDAEKLGIRDQQLVWVSSRRGKVITRAAVSERINLGAVYMTYQWWIGACNELTIDHLDPISKTPEYKYCAVKLEMIDDQRWAENYVQTEYSHLKARLRNAVDDAITPAITTA, translated from the coding sequence ATGCATAAAGCACTTACCGTATGTCCGTACTGCGGCTCCGGCTGCAAAATCAATTTGTTGGTTGAAAACGGGAACGTCGTCGGCGCCGAGGCGGCCAATGGCGTCACCAATCAGGGCCAGCTTTGCCTGAAGGGATATTACGGCTGGGATTTTCTCAATGATACCCGCCTGCTGACGCCACGGCTGCGCAGCCCGATGATCCGCCGGGAAAAAGGCGGTAATCTGGAAGAGGTATCCTGGGACGAGGCCATCGAATTCGCCAGCTCTCGGCTGCGCCATATTAAAGAGAAATATGGCCCCAAGGCCATTATGCAAACCGGTTCGTCCCGCGGCACCGGTAATGAAACCAATTATGTCATGCAGAAGTTCGCCCGTGCCGTCATAGGCAACAACAATGTCGACTGCTGCGCCCGTGTCTGCCACGGCCCGTCGGTGTCCGGTTTACAGGTGACGCTTGGCAACGGCGCCATGAGCAATTCGATTTGTGAAATCGAAGATACCAAATGCCTGCTGGTGTTCGGCTACAATGCCGCCGATTCGCATCCCATCGTGGCGCGGCGCATCCTCAAGGCCAAACAGAAAGGCGCTAAAATCATTGTCTGCGACCCGCGGCGCATTGAAACCGCCCGCCTGGCCGACCTGTGGCTGCCGCTGAAAAATGGTTCCAATATGGCGCTGGTGAATGCCTTTGCCAACGTGCTGATTAATGAAAATCTGTACGATGCGGATTACGTGGCGCGCAATACCGAAGGCTTTGACGAATACAAATCCATCGTCGCCAAGTACACCCCCGAATATGTGGAAGAGATTACCGGCCTGCCGGCGCAGCAGATCCGCGAAGCCATCCGCATGTATGCCGCCGCGCCCACCGCCACCATTCTGTGGGGCATGGGCGTCACCCAGTGGGGCCAGGCGGTGGATGTGGTGAAGGGACTGTCCGGACTGGCGCTGATGACCGGCAACCTGGGTAAACCCAATGTGGGCGTCGGCCCGGTACGCGGCCAGAATAACGTGCAGGGCGCCTGCGATATGGGCGCGCTGCCGAATATGTTCCCCGGCTATCAGCCGGTGACCGACCCGGCGGCCCGGGAAAAATTCGCCCGCGCCTGGGGTGTTGAATCCCTGCCCGCCGAGCCCGGGTTTACCCTGACCGATGTACCGCACAAAATCCTTAGCGGCGAAATCAAAGCCAACTATGTCATGGGTGAAGATCCGTTGCAGACCGAACCGGATTTGTCGGTGATGCGCCAGGCGTTCAGCGAGCTGGAACTGCTGATTGTGCAGGACATCTTTATGACCAAAACCGCGTCGGTGGCGGATGTGATATTGCCGTCCACCTCCTGGGGCGAGCACGAAGGGGTCTATACCGCCGCCGACCGCGGCTTCCAACACTTCGAAAAAGCGGTGGAACCGAAGTTCAACGTCAAGACCGACTGGCAGATCATCAGCCTGATGGCCACCGCCCTGGGTTATCCGATGTTTTACAATAATACCAAGGAGATCTGGGACGAACTGCGGGGGCTGTGCCCGTTATACGTCGGCGCCACCTATGAGAAACTGGCCGGATTCGGTTATGTTCCCTGGCCCTGTACGGAAGAAAGCAGTCCGGGCACGCCGTGGCTGTATGAAGGCAATAAATTCGACCGTCCTGGCGGTAAAGGCCTGCTGTTCGCCGCCGAATGGCGGCCGCCGCTGGATCAGGTGGATGATGCGTTCCCGCTGGTGCTCTGCACCGTTCGGGAGGTGGGCCATTACTCTTGCCGTTCTATGACCGGTAACTGTACGGCGCTGGCCACCCTGGCGGATGAGCCGGGTTATGTGCAGATTAATCCTAAGGACGCCGAGAAGCTGGGCATTCGCGATCAGCAATTGGTGTGGGTCTCTTCCCGCCGCGGTAAGGTCATTACCCGTGCGGCGGTGAGCGAGCGCATTAACCTTGGGGCGGTCTATATGACCTACCAATGGTGGATTGGCGCCTGTAATGAGCTGACCATTGATCATCTGGATCCTATTTCCAAGACGCCGGAATATAAGTATTGCGCGGTGAAATTGGAAATGATTGACGATCAGCGCTGGGCGGAAAACTATGTGCAAACCGAATACAGCCATTTGAAGGCGCGGCTGCGTAATGCGGTGGATGACGCTATCACTCCTGCCATCACTACTGCTTAG
- a CDS encoding 4Fe-4S dicluster domain-containing protein — protein MNRFVIADPQKCIGCFTCEVACVVAHNGNRPGALTPENFLPRLKVIKEWNISTPVLCRQCEDAPCANACPNGAIIHAKDHIQVLQEKCIGCKTCAVACPYGAMDIVTRHVYDERNPLAGHSIKAEAQKCDLCEGRPEGQACVSACPTDALVLMTNEAVENMKLKKRQRAALEGFGAILS, from the coding sequence ATGAACCGGTTTGTTATAGCCGATCCCCAAAAATGCATTGGCTGCTTTACCTGTGAAGTCGCTTGCGTGGTCGCGCACAACGGCAATCGCCCCGGCGCGCTGACTCCCGAGAACTTTTTGCCCCGGCTGAAAGTCATCAAGGAGTGGAACATCAGTACGCCGGTGCTGTGCCGGCAATGTGAAGACGCGCCCTGCGCCAATGCCTGTCCGAACGGCGCGATTATTCACGCCAAAGACCATATCCAGGTCTTGCAGGAAAAATGCATCGGCTGCAAAACCTGCGCCGTGGCATGTCCCTATGGCGCCATGGATATCGTTACCCGGCACGTTTACGACGAACGCAATCCGTTGGCGGGGCACAGTATCAAGGCTGAAGCGCAGAAATGCGATTTATGCGAAGGCCGCCCAGAAGGCCAGGCTTGCGTCAGCGCCTGCCCCACCGACGCATTGGTCCTGATGACCAATGAAGCGGTGGAAAACATGAAACTGAAAAAACGGCAGCGGGCCGCGTTGGAAGGCTTCGGCGCCATCCTGTCCTGA